TTGCATTCatgatcatttttatatatttgcatACGATCAAGTGCTCTGGATTGTGGCCCAAAGGTGCGACTTCTACTATGTCACTAAACAAGAAGTCAAATGATCTTGCTAATGAGTTGTTATATAATTGCTGTATTAGGCCCCGTAATTTAGATGAGCCGGCCAAATAGTACAGACGACGACAACCGAACATGATTCCATTCGAATTTGTAAAGTTAAAgacataaaaattatataatgaagattagaaggaaaaaacaaaGCTATGAAATAGGACAAACATACGCGGTTTGAACTACTCCTTGAAGGCATTTGGCATCAAACGGACCTTAATTCAGATCTCCATCTCTATGCATGCATCCCAACCATGACTATCTTCAACCAAAGTTCTTGCCTTCTTCAGCCCCAAAAAATGAATTCTGTTAATCAgaccttcatgattttctttttattgctaCTTCCTTGTGCAAACTCAGTTTTCTTCAACCTCACTAGTTTCCAATCAAATATGGATAACATGATAACCTTCGAGAAGGATGCATTCATGGCTAGAGGAGTACTCGAACTCACAAAGAATCAACTCGATGACTCCCTCAGTGGAAGTGTCGGTCGAGCCTCGTATGCTCAACCTGTACGCCTTTGGGATGCGAAGACAGGGGAGCTTACGGACTTCATCACCCACTTCTCCTTTGTCATCAACGCTTTGAATAGATCAATGTATGGTGACGGGCTCTCCTTCTTCATTGCGCCACTTGAGTCAAGAATCCCTAGCAATTCCAGTGGCGGATTTCTTGGACTATTTAGTCCTGAATCCGCTTCCAAACCctctttgaataaaattgtcGCAGTTGAGTTTGATAGTTTCCGAAATTCATGGGATCCAAGTGATGATCATGTAGGAATCAATATCAACTCCATTATCTCAGAAGCAACTGTCTCATGGTCAAGTAGCATAAAGAATGGATCAACAGCTAATGCATGGGTGAGTTATAACTCAACCACACGAAATCTGAGTGTTTTCTTAACTTATGCTGATAATCCAATCTTTGGTGGGAATTCTAGCCTGTCATATGTTGTTGATTTGAGAACTATTTTGCCGGAATGGGTTAGAGTTGGCTTCTCCGCTGCAACAGGTGATCAGTTTGTTGAGTTACATACAGTTCGTTCTTGGTCGTTCAATTCAAGTTTGGAGGCAGAtaatggaaaaaggaaaaacagagtaGCGTTAGCGATTGGTTTGGCTGTGGGTTTGGGTGTATTGGGTTTTGGATTAGGTTTACTCTGGTTTTTCTATTGGAGAAAAAGGGCCAATgatcaaagaaaaaaacatttgagtGGTGACGTTTGCATGGATGATGAATTTGAGAAAGGAACTGGTCCAAGGAGATTCACTTACCGTGAACTTAGCCGTGCAACAAATAACTTCGCAGAGGAAGGGAAGCTTGGAGAAGGAGGGTTTGGAGGCGTTTACAAGGGATTGTTAAGTGAATCAAATACAGAAATTGCTGTTAAAAGGGTCTCAAAAGGATCAAAGCAGGGAAAAAAGGAGTACATATCAGAAGTAAGAATCATCAGTCGTTTGAGACATAGAAATTTAGTTCAACTCATTGGTTGGTGCCATGAACAAGGTGAATTCCTCCTCGTGTACGAGTACATGCCCAATGGAAGCCTTGATTCTCATCTCTTTAGAGGAAAGATTATGCTAACATGGCCAGTAAGGCATAAAATAGCCCTTGGATTGGCTTCTTCTCTTTTGTACCTTCATGAAGAATGGGAACAATGTGTGGTCCACCGAGACATCAAGTCAAGCAATATCATGTTGGATGCAAATTTCAACGCTAAGCTTGGTGATTTCGGTCTTGCAAGGCTTGTAGACCACGAGCTGGGCTCGCAAACAACTGTTTTAGCAGGCACCATGGGCTACCTAGCCCCAGAGTGTGTCACCACTGGCAAGGCTAGTAAAGAGTCTGATGTCTATAGTTTTGGGGTGGTTTCGCTTGAGATTGCATGTGGAAGAAAGCCAGTAGAACCAATGGCAGAACCAACAAAGGTAAGGCTGGTCGAGTGGGTATGGGACCTCTATGGAAAAGGTCAAATCCTTGAAGCTGTTGATAAGGGTCTATGTGCTGAATTTGATGAGCAGCAAATCGAGTGCTTGATGGTCGTTGGCCTTTGGTGTTGTCATCCGGATTCTAATATCCGACCCTCTATAAAGCAAGTTATAAATGTTCTCAACTTTGAGGCTCCTTTGCCCAGCCTTCCATCAAAGTTGCCTGTGCCTATGTATTTTGCGCCTCCAATGGATATGTGTAGATTCTCTTACACATCATCTGGTTTGACTGGATCAGTCACAGATCAAACACGGGGTTCATCTAGCAGTGGTTCAACTTATTCTTCTACTACGTCAGCCGGCTCTGCAAAAGCTCTTCTAAATTCAGGAAAAATGTATCGGTAGTTTGCTTCTTATGTTAGACTTTACAAATTTGAAATATGTGTTTATTCCTAATACTCTTTTACTTTTAAAGCATAGATATTACATCATAAAACTAAGGTTTGTGCTTGTACTAGTACTGGAGGTGTGTACTACTTTAATTTGCTTGAATTATTTCCTTCCTAATCATACACTTGCATGATCGTTGAATTTGCTATCAAAATTTGTATTCCTAACTCTTGGTGCTAGATCCTATTGGTATTTAGTGTATGTTACCATAATATGCATTGATCCATTTAATTATACCGGTGTTAAAT
This genomic interval from Juglans microcarpa x Juglans regia isolate MS1-56 chromosome 4D, Jm3101_v1.0, whole genome shotgun sequence contains the following:
- the LOC121259234 gene encoding L-type lectin-domain containing receptor kinase IX.1-like is translated as MTIFNQSSCLLQPQKMNSVNQTFMIFFLLLLPCANSVFFNLTSFQSNMDNMITFEKDAFMARGVLELTKNQLDDSLSGSVGRASYAQPVRLWDAKTGELTDFITHFSFVINALNRSMYGDGLSFFIAPLESRIPSNSSGGFLGLFSPESASKPSLNKIVAVEFDSFRNSWDPSDDHVGININSIISEATVSWSSSIKNGSTANAWVSYNSTTRNLSVFLTYADNPIFGGNSSLSYVVDLRTILPEWVRVGFSAATGDQFVELHTVRSWSFNSSLEADNGKRKNRVALAIGLAVGLGVLGFGLGLLWFFYWRKRANDQRKKHLSGDVCMDDEFEKGTGPRRFTYRELSRATNNFAEEGKLGEGGFGGVYKGLLSESNTEIAVKRVSKGSKQGKKEYISEVRIISRLRHRNLVQLIGWCHEQGEFLLVYEYMPNGSLDSHLFRGKIMLTWPVRHKIALGLASSLLYLHEEWEQCVVHRDIKSSNIMLDANFNAKLGDFGLARLVDHELGSQTTVLAGTMGYLAPECVTTGKASKESDVYSFGVVSLEIACGRKPVEPMAEPTKVRLVEWVWDLYGKGQILEAVDKGLCAEFDEQQIECLMVVGLWCCHPDSNIRPSIKQVINVLNFEAPLPSLPSKLPVPMYFAPPMDMCRFSYTSSGLTGSVTDQTRGSSSSGSTYSSTTSAGSAKALLNSGKMYR